The Epilithonimonas zeae genome contains a region encoding:
- a CDS encoding ParA family protein gives MGKIIGVANQKGGVGKTTTAVNLASALGVLEKRVLLIDADPQANATSGLGVEEVNFSTYNLLEHSAEVSKCILPTSSPNVDIIPSHIDLVAAEIELVDKDNREYMMREALKPIKDEYDYIIIDCAPSLGLITINALTAADSVIIPIQCEYFALEGLGKLLNTVKNVQKIHNQNLDIEGLLLTMYDSRLRLSNQVVEEVNSHFPEMVFETIISRNVRLSEAPSFGESILKYDAESKGAIQYIQLAEEVLLKNEKLVKN, from the coding sequence ATGGGAAAAATTATAGGCGTTGCGAATCAGAAAGGCGGAGTTGGAAAAACAACAACAGCCGTTAATCTGGCATCAGCTTTGGGTGTTTTGGAAAAGAGAGTTCTTTTGATAGATGCAGATCCGCAGGCTAATGCGACATCTGGTCTTGGGGTGGAAGAAGTTAATTTTTCTACCTACAATTTGTTGGAGCATAGTGCGGAAGTTTCAAAATGCATCTTGCCGACAAGTTCTCCAAACGTGGATATTATCCCTTCCCATATAGATTTGGTTGCTGCCGAGATAGAATTGGTTGATAAAGACAACCGAGAGTATATGATGCGTGAAGCTTTGAAGCCGATCAAAGATGAGTACGATTATATCATTATAGATTGCGCGCCAAGTTTAGGTTTGATTACAATTAATGCTTTAACTGCCGCAGATTCAGTAATTATTCCGATCCAGTGCGAGTATTTTGCTTTGGAAGGTCTTGGTAAATTATTGAATACCGTAAAGAATGTACAAAAAATCCATAATCAGAATCTGGACATCGAAGGATTGTTGTTAACGATGTATGACAGCCGTTTGAGATTATCCAATCAAGTAGTGGAAGAAGTTAATTCCCATTTCCCGGAAATGGTTTTTGAAACAATTATCAGCCGAAATGTACGTTTAAGTGAAGCGCCAAGTTTTGGAGAAAGTATCTTGAAATATGATGCGGAAAGCAAGGGTGCTATTCAATATATTCAGTTAGCAGAAGAGGTTCTTCTGAAAAACGAAAAATTAGTTAAAAATTAA